Genomic window (Streptomyces yatensis):
TTCGACGCCGTCGATGAGCACCGAACGGACCGGCTCCCGCTGGCCGTGCAGCACCGCGCCGGTCTCGCGGTCGATGTACGCGACGACGCGCGGGAACTCCGGGTCCACCCGGACCTCCAGCCGCCTCGACCGCAGCGTGCGCTCGGTGGCGCGGACGTGTGCGGCGGCACGGCCGGGTGCCGTGTCACGGGCGTGCGCGGTGCCACCGCCCGTGCCGATGGCCGTTCCGATTCCGGCCAGTGTGGTGGTGACCACGACCGCTCTGCGGCCGGGCCATCCCTCCTTCGGCCGCCCCTCCTCTGCGTAGGTCAACGCGCCGGCTCCTCCCTCGCTGGTGGGAATGGTGCTCCACCTTGGGACGGCGGCGGGGCGGCCGCCCATGGACAAGTGCGCGGGGGTGTTGGACTAACGGGCCGTGGCGTGGGCGCCCGACGGGCCGTGGCGTGGGCGCCCGACGGGCCGTGGCGTGGGCGCCCCACGGCCCGTGGTGGCGGCGACCGGGCGCGCGCCGTGCCCCGGCCGATCCGCACTCGCCCAGTGTGGCCGATGCCGTTAAGAGTGTTCTAAGAGCGTGTTCTGCCAGGGTGGGGGCTGACCTGTGCCCATCCGAAAGGCCCCGTGATGTCCGCTGCCGCGTCCTCCCCGTCCGGTCGGGGGAAGCCCACCGACCCCCGGACGGCGGCCGTGCTGGTGGTGGACGACGATCCGGAGGTCCGCGCCGCCCTGGTGGACGGGCTGGCCGTGGAGGGGTACGAGGTGCGGGTGGCCGGGGACGGGCTGGCGGCTCTCAGCGCGGTCGCCGCCGCACCGCCGGACGCCATCGTGCTGGACCTGGCCATGCCGGTGATGGACGGGCTGGCGGTGTGCCGCCGGCTGCGCGGGCTCGGCGACCGTACGCCCGTCCTGGTGCTCACCGCCCGGGACCAGATCAGCGAGCGGGTGGCGGGGCTGGACGCGGGGGCCGACGACTACCTCGTCAAGCCGTTCGCGCTGGATGAGCTGCTGGCTCGGTTGCGGGCGCTGCTGCGGCGTGCCGCGCCCGTCGAGGCCGTCGACGAGAACGTGTCCGGTGTGCTCTCCTTCGCCGATCTGACCGTCGATCCGGAGAGCCGCACCGGAATGCGCGGCGGCCGGCGGATGGAGTTCACCCGCACCGAGTTCGCGCTGCTGGAGGTGTTTCTGCGCCATCCCGGTCAGGTGCTGCCGCGGGAGCCGATCCAGGAGCTGGTGTGGGGCACCGAGTTCGCCTCGGACTCCAACTCGCTGGCGGTGTACATCGGCTATCTGCGTCGCAAACTGGAGGCGGAGGGCGCGCCGCGGCTGGTCCACACGGTGCACGGCATCGGTTACGAACTGGGCGAGCGATGAGCGCCGCTCGCCGGTCCGGAGGCCGCCGGTCCGGAGGCCGCCGGTCCGGAGAACGCCGGTCCGGAGACCGGCGGTCCCGAGAAAGCCGAGCCGGGAGCCGTCTGACGGCCCGTCTGCCGCTGCGCACCCGGATGGCGCTGATCACCTCGGCCGCGGTGGCGCTGGTCACGGCCGGGGTGTGCGTCGCCGCGTACGTGGTCATCCGCTACGAACTGGTGCGGCAGCTCGACCTCCAGCTCACCCAGCAGGCCACCCTGCTCGC
Coding sequences:
- a CDS encoding response regulator transcription factor — encoded protein: MSAAASSPSGRGKPTDPRTAAVLVVDDDPEVRAALVDGLAVEGYEVRVAGDGLAALSAVAAAPPDAIVLDLAMPVMDGLAVCRRLRGLGDRTPVLVLTARDQISERVAGLDAGADDYLVKPFALDELLARLRALLRRAAPVEAVDENVSGVLSFADLTVDPESRTGMRGGRRMEFTRTEFALLEVFLRHPGQVLPREPIQELVWGTEFASDSNSLAVYIGYLRRKLEAEGAPRLVHTVHGIGYELGER